A region from the Streptosporangium sp. NBC_01756 genome encodes:
- a CDS encoding A24 family peptidase gives MILLPVLAALTGLVAGLWTRGLVIRHSVAEGEPLRSDCPRCGIPRPAAARRGHVEGAGPPGGRRGRPAWPGPLPAVRCPGCRGRIGPPPLAVEVVTALALAALALRAVLPHRPGAATTGWPSELLPDAASAGELAAYGWLAVVAVALVFVDAAVHRLPDRLTLAAYLGTAALLTVTALPEGRFDDLLRAGLGGLALAAFYLVLFLINPAGMGLGDVKLAAALGTALGWLGWDTLVAGAFLGFVAGGLYGVALVILRRAGRKSEIPFGPFMVAGTFAAILTGL, from the coding sequence GTGATCCTCCTGCCGGTTCTGGCGGCTCTCACCGGCCTGGTGGCCGGGCTCTGGACGCGGGGCCTGGTGATCCGGCACTCGGTGGCCGAGGGCGAGCCGCTCCGGTCCGACTGCCCGCGCTGCGGCATTCCGCGGCCCGCCGCGGCGCGCCGAGGGCACGTCGAGGGCGCCGGTCCGCCGGGAGGACGCCGGGGCCGCCCCGCGTGGCCCGGCCCGCTGCCCGCTGTGCGCTGTCCCGGCTGTCGCGGGCGGATCGGTCCTCCGCCGCTGGCGGTGGAGGTCGTCACGGCCCTGGCACTGGCCGCCCTCGCCCTGCGCGCCGTACTGCCGCACCGGCCGGGCGCCGCGACGACGGGGTGGCCGTCCGAGCTGTTGCCGGATGCCGCGTCGGCGGGTGAACTGGCCGCCTACGGGTGGCTGGCGGTGGTCGCCGTCGCGCTGGTCTTCGTCGACGCCGCCGTCCACCGGCTGCCCGACCGGCTCACCCTCGCCGCCTACCTCGGGACCGCCGCCCTGCTCACGGTGACCGCTCTACCGGAAGGACGGTTCGACGACCTCCTGCGGGCCGGGCTGGGCGGGCTCGCCCTGGCGGCCTTCTACCTGGTGCTCTTCCTGATCAACCCGGCGGGCATGGGGCTGGGCGACGTCAAGCTGGCGGCGGCCCTGGGCACCGCGCTCGGCTGGCTGGGCTGGGACACCCTGGTCGCCGGAGCCTTCCTGGGCTTCGTCGCGGGCGGCCTCTACGGAGTCGCGCTGGTCATCCTGCGCCGGGCGGGCCGCAAGAGCGAGATCCCTTTCGGCCCCTTCATGGTCGCGGGGACCTTCGCGGCCATCCTCACGGGTCTCTGA
- the aroQ gene encoding type II 3-dehydroquinate dehydratase: protein MRSVYVLNGPNLSRLGTREPDVYGAENFSDLTALCRETGRELGLSVEVRQTDDEAEMVGWLHEAADGRIPVVLNPAAFTHYSYALRDAIAQRTAPLIEVHISNPAAREEFRHTSVVAAVATGTIAGFGLRSYVLALQALAEAAG from the coding sequence ATGAGGTCCGTCTACGTGCTCAACGGTCCCAACCTGTCGAGGCTCGGCACGCGGGAGCCCGATGTCTACGGCGCGGAGAACTTCTCCGACCTGACCGCGCTCTGCCGGGAGACCGGCCGGGAGCTGGGTCTGTCGGTCGAGGTGCGGCAGACCGACGACGAGGCCGAGATGGTGGGCTGGCTGCACGAGGCCGCCGACGGCAGGATCCCGGTGGTCCTGAACCCGGCCGCGTTCACCCATTACTCCTACGCGTTGCGCGACGCCATCGCCCAGCGCACCGCACCCCTGATCGAGGTGCACATCTCCAATCCGGCCGCCCGTGAGGAGTTCCGGCACACCTCCGTGGTCGCCGCCGTGGCCACCGGCACCATCGCGGGCTTCGGTCTGCGGTCCTACGTGCTCGCGCTGCAGGCCCTCGCCGAGGCGGCCGGGTGA
- a CDS encoding ring-opening amidohydrolase, protein MPEPIEVRKVAIESVTDASGLTRLIEDGVIEAHRVLAVIGKTEGNGGVNDYTRILADRAFREVLAAKGHPSPESVPLVWSGGTDGVLSPHATIFATTADAEPGDEPRVSVGIAMSDVILPEDIGRPAMVEKVAAGVREAMKIAGIDDPADVHYVQTKTPLLTLATINDAKSRGKDVVIEDTGPSMDISNSTTALGVAVALGEIEMPTAEQIHRDLSLYSSVASCSSGVELDRAQIVVVGNVRGIGGRYRIGHSVMKDALDADGIWEAIRSSGIDLPDRPHPSDLGDRLVNVFMKCEADPSGSVRGRRNIMLDDSDVHWHRQIKATVGGVAASVTGDPAVFVSVAAVHQGPSGGGPVAAIADLG, encoded by the coding sequence ATGCCGGAACCGATTGAAGTGCGCAAGGTGGCCATCGAGAGCGTGACCGACGCCTCCGGACTGACCAGGCTCATCGAGGACGGGGTGATCGAGGCTCACCGGGTGCTCGCGGTGATCGGCAAGACCGAGGGCAACGGCGGGGTGAACGACTACACCCGCATCCTGGCCGACCGGGCCTTCCGCGAGGTGCTCGCCGCCAAGGGGCATCCGTCTCCTGAGAGCGTGCCGCTGGTGTGGTCCGGCGGCACCGACGGCGTGCTGAGCCCGCACGCGACGATCTTCGCCACCACGGCGGACGCCGAGCCGGGTGACGAGCCGCGGGTCAGCGTCGGCATCGCGATGAGCGACGTCATCCTGCCCGAGGACATCGGCCGTCCCGCCATGGTGGAGAAGGTCGCCGCCGGCGTCCGGGAAGCCATGAAGATCGCTGGGATCGACGACCCCGCCGACGTCCACTACGTCCAGACCAAGACGCCCCTGCTCACCCTGGCCACCATCAACGACGCCAAGTCCCGGGGCAAGGACGTGGTCATCGAGGACACCGGCCCGTCCATGGACATCTCCAACTCCACCACCGCGCTCGGGGTCGCGGTCGCGCTCGGCGAGATCGAGATGCCCACCGCCGAGCAGATCCACCGCGACCTGTCGCTGTACTCCTCCGTCGCGTCCTGCTCCTCGGGCGTCGAGCTGGACCGCGCACAGATCGTGGTGGTCGGCAACGTGCGCGGCATCGGCGGCCGGTACCGGATCGGTCACTCGGTCATGAAGGACGCGCTGGACGCCGACGGCATCTGGGAGGCCATCCGCTCCAGCGGCATCGACCTGCCCGACCGGCCCCACCCGTCCGACCTGGGCGACAGGCTGGTCAACGTCTTCATGAAGTGCGAGGCCGACCCGTCGGGCAGCGTCCGGGGACGCCGCAACATCATGCTCGACGACTCCGACGTGCACTGGCACCGCCAGATCAAGGCCACCGTCGGCGGGGTCGCGGCCAGCGTCACCGGCGACCCCGCCGTCTTCGTCTCGGTCGCCGCGGTCCACCAGGGTCCCAGCGGCGGCGGCCCGGTGGCCGCCATCGCCGACCTCGGCTGA
- a CDS encoding peroxiredoxin: protein MLTVGDHFPEFELTACVSLDADNAFAEINHKSYEGKWKIYFAWPKDFTFVCPTEIAEFGRLEGEFADRDAQVLGFSVDSEYVHHAWRKDHPDLRDLPFPMMSDIKRELCTELGILGVDGVAQRATFIVDPNNEIQFVMVTAGSVGRNVKEVLRVLDALQSDELCPCNWNKGETGLDAQKLMAGA, encoded by the coding sequence TTGCTCACCGTCGGTGACCACTTTCCTGAGTTCGAGCTGACCGCCTGCGTCTCTTTGGACGCGGACAACGCGTTCGCCGAGATCAACCACAAGTCCTACGAGGGCAAGTGGAAGATCTACTTCGCCTGGCCGAAGGACTTCACCTTCGTCTGCCCGACCGAGATCGCCGAGTTCGGCCGCCTGGAGGGCGAGTTCGCCGACCGCGACGCTCAGGTCCTGGGTTTCTCCGTCGACTCGGAGTACGTCCACCACGCCTGGCGCAAGGACCACCCGGATCTGCGGGACCTGCCCTTCCCGATGATGTCGGACATCAAGCGCGAGCTCTGCACCGAGCTGGGCATCCTCGGCGTCGACGGGGTCGCCCAGCGCGCCACCTTCATCGTGGACCCGAACAACGAGATCCAGTTCGTCATGGTGACCGCGGGCTCCGTCGGCCGCAACGTCAAGGAGGTCCTCCGGGTCCTCGACGCGCTCCAGTCGGACGAGCTCTGCCCGTGCAACTGGAACAAGGGTGAGACGGGCCTCGACGCGCAGAAGCTGATGGCCGGCGCCTGA
- the aroB gene encoding 3-dehydroquinate synthase, which translates to MTVSRITVDGDAPYDVVIGTGVLGELPGLLGPGVRTVAVIHPVGLPEIARPVCGAVEAAGYEVVPLPVPDAEQAKSVDVLAGLWSALGRHGVTRSDAVVGVGGGATTDLAGFAAATWLRGVKVVQVPTTLLGMVDAAVGGKTGINTPEGKNLVGSFHPPAGVLCDLATLVSVPRDDYVGGLAEIIKGGFIADPAILTLIEDDPAGARLPEGRHTRELIERKIQIKADVVGADLREGGLREILNYGHTLAHAIERVEEYRMRHGEAVAIGMVYAAELSRLDGRIGIDVVDRTRSVLTSVGLPTSYRPGLWPQLRDHMRLDKKSRGAKLRFIVLDGLAKVSPLEDPPEELLEAAYEEVAR; encoded by the coding sequence GTGACGGTATCCAGGATCACCGTCGACGGGGACGCCCCCTACGACGTGGTGATCGGCACCGGTGTGCTCGGTGAGCTTCCCGGCCTGCTCGGTCCCGGGGTCCGCACGGTCGCCGTGATCCACCCGGTGGGTCTGCCGGAGATCGCCCGGCCGGTCTGCGGCGCCGTGGAGGCCGCCGGATACGAGGTCGTCCCGCTGCCGGTGCCCGACGCCGAGCAGGCCAAGTCGGTCGACGTGCTCGCCGGACTCTGGTCGGCCCTGGGCCGTCATGGCGTCACCCGCTCCGACGCCGTGGTCGGCGTCGGCGGGGGAGCCACCACCGACCTGGCCGGATTCGCCGCCGCCACCTGGTTGCGCGGTGTCAAGGTCGTGCAGGTGCCGACCACCCTGCTCGGCATGGTCGACGCCGCGGTCGGCGGCAAGACCGGCATCAACACCCCCGAGGGCAAGAACCTGGTCGGTTCCTTCCACCCGCCGGCTGGGGTGCTGTGCGATCTGGCCACGCTGGTCTCGGTCCCCCGCGACGACTACGTCGGCGGCCTCGCTGAGATCATCAAGGGCGGGTTCATCGCCGACCCGGCGATTCTGACGCTCATCGAGGACGACCCGGCCGGCGCCCGGCTCCCCGAGGGACGGCACACCCGCGAGCTGATCGAACGGAAGATCCAGATCAAGGCCGACGTCGTCGGCGCCGACCTGCGCGAGGGCGGCCTGCGGGAGATCCTCAACTACGGGCACACCCTCGCCCACGCCATCGAGCGGGTCGAGGAATACCGGATGCGCCACGGAGAGGCGGTGGCCATCGGCATGGTCTACGCCGCGGAGCTGTCCCGGCTCGACGGCCGGATCGGCATCGACGTCGTGGACCGGACGCGATCGGTCCTGACCTCGGTCGGGCTGCCCACCTCCTACCGTCCCGGTCTCTGGCCCCAGCTCCGCGACCACATGCGCCTGGACAAGAAGAGCCGCGGCGCCAAGCTGCGCTTCATCGTCCTGGACGGCCTGGCGAAGGTCTCCCCGCTGGAGGATCCGCCCGAAGAACTGCTCGAAGCCGCCTACGAAGAGGTCGCCCGATGA
- a CDS encoding shikimate kinase — protein sequence MRPRAVLIGPPGSGKSTVGRLLADRLGAVFRDTDADVEAVAGKPVGDIFVEDGEERFRELETEAVRHALAEHEGVLSLGGGAVLSEITREMLAGHTVVYLEVGLSQAVQRVGLASARPLLVLNPRSQLKKLMDARRPVYEGLATVTVATDERKPDEVVDEIVKGLQP from the coding sequence GTGAGGCCCCGAGCAGTTCTGATCGGTCCGCCCGGATCGGGCAAGTCGACGGTCGGCCGGCTGCTGGCCGACCGGCTGGGAGCCGTCTTCCGTGACACCGACGCCGACGTGGAGGCCGTGGCGGGCAAGCCGGTCGGCGACATCTTCGTCGAGGACGGCGAGGAGCGCTTCCGCGAGCTTGAGACCGAGGCCGTACGGCATGCCCTGGCCGAGCACGAGGGCGTGCTCTCCCTCGGCGGCGGTGCGGTCCTGTCCGAGATCACCCGCGAGATGCTGGCCGGCCACACGGTGGTCTACCTGGAGGTCGGTCTGTCGCAGGCCGTGCAGCGGGTGGGCCTGGCCTCGGCCCGGCCGTTGCTCGTGCTGAACCCGCGCAGCCAGCTCAAGAAGCTCATGGACGCCCGCCGCCCGGTCTACGAGGGACTGGCGACGGTCACCGTGGCGACCGACGAGCGCAAGCCCGACGAGGTCGTCGACGAGATCGTGAAGGGGCTGCAGCCGTGA
- a CDS encoding MDR family MFS transporter: MLTEQQAQAEAAPRMTHKQVLEILVGLMLAMLTSMISTSVVGTALPTIVGTLGGQDQLAWVASATLLTMTASTPLWGKLSDLYGRKLMFQAALVIFLLASVAAGFSQNMGQLIAARAVQGIGAGGLAALPQIILGDVVEPRERGRYSGYIGAVFGVSTVAGPLLGGFIVDNMSWRWTFWICVPLAVIAFVVIQKVLKLPLVRRDTKVDWWGATFITGGTTALMLMLSLGGQEFDWNSGWTYGLGALSLVLFGLAVVAERRAADPILPPRLFRNHTVVLSSLASLLVGAAMFGALMFLPQYLQIVKAMSPTGSGLMTLPMVLGLLTSSILVGRFVTRTGRWKIFPVAGMLLVALGLFLLSRLHVDTSLVIVGVDIAVLGIGLGASMQILILAAQNAVTRGDMASTTSGVAFFRSLGGAVGVAAFGAILTNRLSAELIALAKAAHLPLTGGAMPNLGSPAAIHQLPAPVLEVILEAFTRAIHMVFLVGVPIAVLAAVAALMLKEIPLRSAQPSPATADPTAPPVPAK; this comes from the coding sequence ATGCTGACCGAACAACAGGCCCAGGCCGAGGCTGCACCACGCATGACGCACAAGCAGGTGCTGGAAATCCTGGTCGGTCTGATGCTCGCCATGTTGACGTCGATGATCTCGACGTCGGTGGTGGGAACCGCGCTGCCGACGATCGTGGGCACGCTCGGCGGTCAGGACCAGCTCGCCTGGGTGGCCAGCGCGACCCTGCTCACCATGACGGCCTCCACGCCGCTCTGGGGAAAACTGTCGGACCTGTACGGCCGCAAGCTCATGTTCCAGGCCGCCCTGGTGATCTTCCTCCTCGCCTCCGTGGCCGCAGGCTTCTCCCAGAACATGGGACAGCTCATCGCGGCCAGGGCCGTACAGGGCATCGGCGCCGGCGGCCTCGCCGCGCTGCCGCAGATCATCCTGGGTGACGTGGTCGAGCCCCGTGAGCGCGGGCGCTACTCCGGTTACATCGGCGCGGTCTTCGGCGTCTCCACCGTGGCCGGGCCGCTGCTCGGCGGGTTCATCGTGGACAACATGTCCTGGCGCTGGACGTTCTGGATCTGCGTGCCGCTGGCCGTGATCGCGTTCGTCGTCATCCAGAAGGTGCTCAAGCTGCCGCTCGTCCGCCGCGACACCAAGGTCGACTGGTGGGGCGCCACCTTCATCACCGGCGGCACCACCGCGCTGATGCTGATGCTCTCCCTCGGCGGCCAGGAGTTCGACTGGAACTCCGGGTGGACCTACGGCCTGGGCGCGCTGAGCCTGGTGCTGTTCGGCCTCGCCGTCGTCGCCGAGCGCCGGGCCGCCGACCCGATCCTGCCGCCGCGCCTGTTCCGCAACCACACCGTCGTGCTCAGCAGCCTCGCGTCCCTGCTGGTCGGCGCCGCGATGTTCGGCGCGCTGATGTTCCTCCCGCAGTATCTGCAGATCGTCAAGGCCATGAGCCCCACCGGCTCCGGCCTGATGACGCTGCCCATGGTGCTCGGCCTGCTCACCTCCTCGATCCTGGTCGGCCGGTTCGTCACCAGGACCGGCCGGTGGAAGATCTTCCCCGTCGCGGGCATGCTGCTGGTCGCGCTCGGCCTGTTCCTGCTCTCCCGGCTGCACGTCGACACGTCGCTGGTGATCGTCGGTGTCGACATCGCGGTGCTGGGCATCGGCCTCGGCGCGTCCATGCAGATCCTGATCCTGGCCGCGCAGAACGCCGTGACCCGCGGCGACATGGCCTCCACCACCTCCGGTGTGGCCTTCTTCCGCTCCCTGGGCGGCGCGGTCGGCGTGGCGGCCTTCGGCGCCATCCTGACCAACCGGCTCAGCGCGGAGCTGATCGCCCTGGCCAAGGCCGCGCACCTGCCCCTGACCGGCGGCGCGATGCCCAACCTCGGCTCCCCGGCTGCCATCCACCAGTTGCCCGCCCCGGTACTGGAGGTGATCCTGGAGGCCTTCACCCGGGCCATCCACATGGTCTTCCTGGTGGGCGTGCCCATCGCCGTCCTGGCCGCGGTGGCCGCCCTGATGCTGAAGGAGATCCCGCTCCGCTCGGCCCAACCCTCCCCGGCCACCGCCGACCCGACCGCTCCCCCGGTGCCGGCCAAGTAG
- a CDS encoding SseB family protein — MPSIPQPLVPGDDGSADASVSSALAAFSAGTADAGAVITALGGARLLVPVVALLTESEVGAHGLRQEKESEMALPKLVGNDGREAVLAFTGAESLRLWRPDARPIQATTLQVCQAAVHEDAAAVVVDVAGPVPFVIEGSVLRAFAAVESGTIDQLGPEVTVARMEEPAPVPRRRFGWPFRGRR, encoded by the coding sequence GTGCCGAGCATTCCCCAGCCCCTGGTCCCCGGCGACGACGGCAGCGCCGACGCCTCCGTGTCGTCCGCGCTCGCGGCCTTCTCGGCCGGTACGGCGGACGCCGGTGCGGTGATAACCGCGCTGGGCGGCGCCCGGCTTCTCGTCCCGGTGGTGGCCCTGCTGACGGAGTCGGAGGTCGGGGCGCACGGGCTGCGGCAGGAGAAGGAGAGCGAGATGGCCCTGCCGAAGCTCGTCGGCAACGACGGGCGTGAGGCGGTGCTCGCCTTCACCGGAGCCGAGTCGCTGCGGCTCTGGCGTCCCGACGCCCGTCCCATCCAGGCGACCACCCTCCAGGTCTGCCAGGCGGCGGTCCACGAGGACGCCGCGGCCGTGGTGGTGGATGTGGCGGGTCCGGTGCCCTTCGTGATCGAGGGGAGCGTCCTGCGGGCGTTCGCCGCGGTGGAGTCGGGGACCATCGACCAGCTGGGACCCGAGGTCACCGTGGCACGGATGGAAGAGCCCGCTCCCGTCCCCCGGCGGCGATTCGGCTGGCCGTTCCGCGGACGGCGCTGA
- the aroC gene encoding chorismate synthase, protein MLRWLTAGESHGPELVAILEGLPAGVEVTTADIDRALARRRLGYGRGARMKFEQDEVNVVGGVRHGRTLGSPVAIRVGNTEWPKWETVMAADPVDPALLEGQARNAPRSRPRPGHADLAGMQKYGFDDARPVLDRASARETAARVALGQVAKNFLKQALGVDIVSHVVSIGEAQTTQGVVPGPRDMDAVDADPVRCADPAGSAAMVAEIDKAHKEGDTLGGVVEVIAYGLPPGLGSYTHWDRRLDGRLAAALMGIQAIKGVAVGDGFETARRPGSRAHDEIENTAGGVRRITNRAGGVEGGMTNGEPLRVSAAMKPISTVPRALATIDVLTGEAAKAHHERSDVCAVPAAAIVAEAMVALVLADAAIEKFGGDSVEEVARNLSGYLSSLVIK, encoded by the coding sequence ATGTTGCGCTGGTTGACCGCCGGAGAGTCCCACGGCCCCGAACTCGTCGCGATCCTGGAGGGCCTGCCCGCCGGGGTCGAGGTGACCACGGCCGATATCGATCGAGCACTGGCGAGGCGGCGTCTGGGCTACGGCCGCGGCGCTCGGATGAAGTTCGAGCAGGACGAGGTGAACGTGGTGGGCGGCGTGCGGCACGGCCGCACGCTCGGCAGCCCCGTCGCCATCCGCGTCGGCAACACCGAGTGGCCCAAATGGGAGACCGTCATGGCGGCCGACCCGGTGGACCCCGCCCTGCTGGAGGGCCAGGCCCGCAACGCGCCCCGCTCGCGTCCCCGCCCCGGCCACGCCGACCTCGCCGGTATGCAGAAGTACGGCTTCGACGACGCCCGCCCGGTGCTCGACCGGGCCAGTGCCCGCGAGACCGCCGCCCGCGTCGCCCTCGGCCAGGTCGCCAAGAACTTCCTCAAACAGGCGCTCGGCGTCGACATCGTCAGCCACGTCGTCTCGATCGGGGAGGCGCAGACCACCCAGGGCGTCGTCCCCGGTCCCCGCGACATGGACGCGGTCGACGCCGACCCGGTGCGCTGCGCCGACCCGGCCGGCAGCGCCGCGATGGTCGCCGAGATCGACAAGGCCCACAAGGAGGGCGACACCCTCGGCGGTGTCGTCGAGGTGATCGCCTACGGCCTGCCGCCGGGCCTGGGCAGCTACACCCACTGGGACCGTCGTCTCGACGGCCGCCTCGCCGCCGCCCTGATGGGCATTCAGGCGATCAAGGGCGTCGCCGTGGGTGACGGTTTCGAGACGGCACGCCGTCCCGGCTCCCGGGCCCACGACGAGATCGAGAACACCGCCGGCGGGGTGCGCCGCATCACCAACCGGGCGGGCGGAGTCGAGGGCGGCATGACCAACGGCGAGCCGTTGCGGGTCAGCGCCGCGATGAAACCGATCTCCACGGTGCCGCGGGCGCTGGCCACCATCGACGTGCTGACCGGCGAGGCGGCCAAGGCCCACCACGAGCGTTCCGACGTGTGCGCGGTCCCGGCCGCCGCCATCGTCGCCGAGGCCATGGTCGCGCTGGTGCTCGCCGACGCCGCGATCGAGAAGTTCGGTGGCGACTCCGTGGAGGAGGTCGCCCGCAACCTGTCCGGCTACCTTTCGTCCTTGGTGATCAAGTGA
- a CDS encoding cation diffusion facilitator family transporter, whose amino-acid sequence MGHGHGHGHGADSDRRYLRAALVLLVVFMAAEVVVGIVANSIALISDAGHMLTDAASIALALMAMTMAARPARGAYTFGWKRAEILSAAVNGLTFVLLVAYFVYEGVRRLIEPPEVKGLLVLGTALVGIAVNAAAAWLIARADRNSLNVEGAFQHILNDMYAFIATAIAGAVVWLTGWGRADAIAALVVAALMARSAYGLLRDAGRILFEAAPPGLHPAEVSEAIAAHTDVTGVEDLHVWTVTSGFPALSAHVIVRTGGDCHRIRRELAELLHERFHIDHTTLQVDHVPGTACRILKAAERPASGPPPARIASGIGRLPGGHSLDRS is encoded by the coding sequence ATGGGGCATGGACACGGGCACGGACACGGTGCGGACTCCGACCGCCGCTACCTGAGGGCGGCACTTGTCCTGCTGGTCGTCTTCATGGCGGCCGAGGTCGTCGTCGGCATCGTGGCCAACTCCATCGCGCTGATCTCCGACGCCGGGCACATGCTCACCGACGCCGCCTCCATCGCGCTCGCCCTGATGGCCATGACCATGGCCGCCCGCCCCGCCCGCGGGGCCTACACCTTCGGCTGGAAACGCGCCGAAATCCTGTCGGCCGCCGTCAACGGCCTGACGTTCGTGCTGCTCGTCGCCTACTTCGTCTACGAAGGCGTGCGACGGCTCATCGAGCCGCCCGAGGTCAAGGGCCTGCTGGTGCTGGGTACGGCCCTGGTCGGCATCGCGGTCAACGCGGCCGCCGCCTGGCTCATCGCCCGAGCCGACCGGAACAGCCTCAACGTGGAGGGCGCGTTCCAGCACATCCTCAACGACATGTACGCCTTCATCGCCACCGCGATCGCGGGCGCGGTCGTCTGGCTCACCGGCTGGGGCCGGGCTGACGCGATCGCCGCCCTGGTCGTCGCGGCCCTGATGGCCAGGTCCGCCTACGGCCTGCTGCGTGACGCCGGGCGCATCCTGTTCGAGGCGGCGCCCCCCGGGCTGCATCCCGCCGAGGTGAGCGAGGCGATCGCCGCCCACACCGACGTCACCGGGGTGGAGGATCTGCACGTGTGGACGGTGACCAGTGGCTTCCCCGCGCTGTCCGCGCACGTGATCGTCAGGACCGGCGGCGACTGCCACCGGATCCGGCGGGAGCTCGCCGAGCTGCTGCACGAGCGGTTCCACATCGACCACACCACCCTGCAGGTGGATCACGTGCCGGGTACGGCCTGCCGGATCCTCAAGGCCGCGGAGCGTCCTGCCTCCGGTCCGCCCCCGGCCCGCATCGCCTCCGGGATCGGCCGCCTGCCGGGAGGACACTCCCTGGACCGTTCGTGA
- a CDS encoding carboxymuconolactone decarboxylase family protein, translated as MSIDNLKGALPGFAKDIKLNLGSLVTTSSLGEQQLWGTLLACAVATRSPRVIAEVAAEAAGNLSDEAFTAAKGAAAIMAMNNVYYRSVHLIGDETYSTMPAKLRMTLIGNPGVDKADFELWCLAVSAINGCGRCLESHEQVLRQSGVSREQVQEALRIAATVNAVAATLESEAVMSSV; from the coding sequence ATGTCGATCGACAACCTCAAGGGCGCCCTGCCCGGCTTCGCGAAGGACATCAAGCTCAATCTGGGATCACTGGTCACCACCTCCTCGCTGGGCGAGCAGCAGCTCTGGGGGACGCTGCTCGCCTGCGCGGTGGCGACCAGGTCTCCGCGAGTGATCGCCGAAGTCGCCGCCGAGGCCGCCGGCAACCTCTCGGACGAGGCGTTCACGGCCGCCAAGGGCGCGGCGGCGATCATGGCGATGAACAACGTCTACTACCGGTCGGTCCACCTGATCGGCGACGAGACGTACTCCACCATGCCGGCCAAGCTCCGCATGACGCTCATCGGCAACCCGGGCGTCGACAAGGCCGACTTCGAGCTCTGGTGCCTCGCGGTGTCCGCGATCAACGGCTGCGGCCGCTGCCTTGAGTCCCACGAGCAGGTGCTGCGGCAGTCGGGCGTATCCCGTGAGCAGGTCCAGGAGGCTCTCCGGATCGCCGCGACGGTCAACGCCGTGGCGGCCACCCTGGAGTCCGAGGCGGTCATGTCCTCGGTCTGA
- a CDS encoding TetR/AcrR family transcriptional regulator, with product MDETRHRDREGTRRRILDAARRLFAEFGYDEVTMRLIAAEADANIALINRYFGTKRELFAEVLAMQGRFPGALEVPEEEMPRRLAEYVAERLRSEQGSPVMAALVRSSSCSEIHEIIRDRVRSAILEPLAARLPGPEASFRATVATALIAGAATLSRLYDPDTIDVPDREGVVRRLTVVFEACLGA from the coding sequence GTGGACGAGACACGGCACCGCGACCGGGAAGGGACCCGGCGCCGCATCCTCGACGCCGCCCGCCGGTTGTTCGCCGAATTCGGCTACGACGAGGTGACGATGCGCTTGATCGCCGCGGAGGCGGACGCCAACATCGCGCTGATCAACCGCTACTTCGGCACCAAACGGGAGCTGTTCGCCGAGGTGCTCGCGATGCAGGGGCGCTTCCCGGGTGCGCTGGAGGTCCCCGAGGAGGAGATGCCCCGCCGCCTGGCGGAGTACGTCGCCGAGCGGCTCAGGTCGGAGCAGGGGAGTCCGGTGATGGCGGCGCTCGTCAGGTCGTCCTCCTGTTCGGAGATCCACGAGATCATCCGCGACCGGGTCAGGTCGGCGATCCTGGAACCGCTGGCCGCCCGGCTGCCGGGCCCCGAAGCGTCCTTCCGGGCGACGGTCGCCACCGCGCTCATCGCCGGGGCGGCCACGCTGAGCCGGCTGTACGACCCCGACACGATCGACGTTCCCGACCGCGAGGGCGTCGTCCGGCGGCTCACCGTGGTCTTCGAGGCCTGCCTCGGGGCGTGA